The genomic segment CGTGCTGGGGGGTGCTGCCGTGCTGAGGACCggtcgtgccccccccccccgtcaccccaCAAATAAACCCCCGGATCGGATTTGTACCCGCTCAGCCCCTTCCTCTGTGTCTGGggggaaggggttggggggggggggctcccaaaTTTTCTGAGGGGTCGCTGCCCCTTTAagaggcagggccggggggttGCTATAGCGACGGCTGGAGGCGTCGTGGGGGGGGCACCTCGGGCTGGAGGGGCCAGgtttggggtccggggggggggaatttgggggggatctgggatttggggggggtctgggggcgcACCGGGGGGCGGTGGTGGggcgtggggtggggggctctgctcctgcataGGGTTGCACGGCTGGGACCCTGGGGGGGTGGgaagtgggggggggtgggggggtccctgtgctCCCCGCAACGTGGGTCTGGcatcgggacccccccccccgtgtccccgcagaAGACCCCGGCCCCATGGAGGCGGCCGCCAAGTTCCTGAAGCGCATCGGTGGGTGCCCGCGGCACCGCGtctccccggcccccccagccccgaccccccccccccagccctccccgggGCCGTGACCCCACGCCGTGACCCCATATGGGGTCGGGGGTCCCGGGGAAGGGGTCTGGAGGGGGGTGGGATTCGGGGCCGCTCGGTGACCGTGCGTCGGGACAGGCCCCGAGGAGCTGGAGCGCTGCCTGTTCGCCGAGACGCTGGCGCTGGTGGGGGGCCCTGCGGGGGGGCACCTCTGGGTGGGCGCCAGGCCCGCGCCCTACAagcggggggggcagcgggtgcGCAGCTGCCTCCTGGTGCGGGCCGAGTGCCGCGGGGTGCTGGGCGCCGTGCCCTTCCGCAGCACCCTCAGAGGTGAgactggggttgggggggggggggggtggcagcccCAAACCTGGGCCGTCCTggtccccccggggggggggacggcggTGTCCTGGTGGCAgcggggctctgcccccccagGGTACGTGTCCATGGGGCTGGAGAccctggagcaggagcagcacgaGAGCCTGGAGGTGAGCGGGGTGGCCGCGGGGGCGGCACGGAGCTCCCCGAAACCCACCCGGCCTCGGGACCTCGGGGAGCCTCGGGGCAcagtgggctgggggggggggccccattGAGaggggggcgttttggggtggCCGGGGAGCACCGAGCTCAGCGGGGCGACCCCGCAGTTCGGAGCACACCCCGTAGAGAGGAGGACCCACATGGTGCAGCACCCCTGGGGGATGACCGTCACCGTGAGCACCCGGGAGGGGAAGgtgaggctgggagggggggagcggggtctcccccctctgtcccccccctTGCCTGGGGATGTATCCCGGGCAGGGGGGATGCCCACCCTTTGGGAGGCCGGGTATCCCACGGGGGTTCCCCGGTGTCTCCGCAGGCAGAGCCCCAGTCCCGAGACTTCTCCTACGGCTGGGCCTcgccgggggggctgctgggggaggccgccagcctcctgctgctgcgggtGCTGGCCCGCCGCCGCGCCGTGCCCCCCGGCCTCGTCTTCCCGGCCATCGACGGCGAGGGGCACCTCGGCACCGCCACCTACGTGAGCCCgcctgggcagggggcagcgcggggggggggggggggggggggggatcgaTTTTGGGGGGTGACCCC from the Anser cygnoides isolate HZ-2024a breed goose chromosome 6, Taihu_goose_T2T_genome, whole genome shotgun sequence genome contains:
- the CATIP gene encoding ciliogenesis-associated TTC17-interacting protein isoform X2 produces the protein MEAAAKFLKRIGPEELERCLFAETLALVGGPAGGHLWVGARPAPYKRGGQRVRSCLLVRAECRGVLGAVPFRSTLRGYVSMGLETLEQEQHESLEFGAHPVERRTHMVQHPWGMTVTVSTREGKAEPQSRDFSYGWASPGGLLGEAASLLLLRVLARRRAVPPGLVFPAIDGEGHLGTATYRALGVQRQSVGSAEAEVWVMERAVRTKEGVPVVWHSSFLPSGRLARQLQVGCPVLAVLQDASVLSERAPGLGGGRPAALLVPGQEGGAAGVAQHLHAAAP
- the CATIP gene encoding ciliogenesis-associated TTC17-interacting protein isoform X1; translation: MEAAAKFLKRIGPEELERCLFAETLALVGGPAGGHLWVGARPAPYKRGGQRVRSCLLVRAECRGVLGAVPFRSTLRGYVSMGLETLEQEQHESLEFGAHPVERRTHMVQHPWGMTVTVSTREGKAEPQSRDFSYGWASPGGLLGEAASLLLLRVLARRRAVPPGLVFPAIDGEGHLGTATYRALGVQRQSVGSAEAEVWVMERAVRTKEGVPVVWHSSFLPSGRLARQLQVGCPVLAVLQDASVLSERAEDGPQPAFPKQPLDWEEDAQLRSWFLDRKEELRASHSTYTRQHPELAALLAHFLQALLLRQPPDPVLFAAEFFAPFARRQPPGPPFASSRSPPAPQD